The following are encoded in a window of Pseudalgibacter alginicilyticus genomic DNA:
- a CDS encoding glycoside hydrolase family 97 protein encodes MKKLVFVLSFVLTLYNCTNQKPYEIASPNGQVKILLENKDGDLQYSLFGNDIDMVSNSKISMFQGLKVEVLGAKSNQVNETWRPVWGQFSEINDNYNELEVILDYEGIPATLYVRTYNGGVAFRFNLSEIPESKKPAFFMEYGLAETSSLYSPAGEGKPFGPIQIETLRTRDSIKHRFKMPLVVETAQKQYLSLLESDLVSAPGFNVINFNFDKQSGNLVSNNKFTSDEKKLITPWRVILFENNIGDLLTNTVPLNVAAPNQINDPSWIKPGKTLWDWRVHGYQAKDGFTYGIDNESYYRFIDFAAENDIEYFLIDDAWYTDVEPGKMTMSDKLDLDKVIKYAEEKGVELLLYYDRRQGSYGDEALFPYYKSLNMKGIKYGFMSSNVPFTREAIRMSAESNLLINFHDGPVPLTGVTRTFPNAITREFCHAQQDSRRAFTPQTFIRMALINAIQGPLDMNNGVFDISSVNAGEREKGPKKLNSLQTTSVAEAARTLIIFSGLVCIPDAPEAYAEKLDLFEFIQEMPVGEWDESKVLHAKMDSHISTARRSGDDWFIGSVHVEGGTLDISLDFLKENKNYIITYYEDTEDTNSITNPEAYQVRIATVKKGDVVKAKMVSGGGHCMWIRPE; translated from the coding sequence ATGAAAAAATTAGTATTTGTATTAAGTTTTGTGTTAACCTTATATAATTGCACAAATCAAAAACCATATGAAATAGCTTCTCCAAACGGACAGGTTAAAATTTTATTAGAAAATAAAGATGGGGATTTACAATACAGCCTTTTTGGGAACGATATTGATATGGTTTCAAATTCTAAAATATCTATGTTTCAAGGTCTCAAAGTAGAAGTTTTGGGTGCTAAATCAAATCAAGTCAATGAAACATGGCGTCCTGTTTGGGGACAGTTTAGTGAAATTAATGATAATTATAATGAGTTAGAAGTTATTTTGGATTATGAAGGTATACCAGCAACACTGTATGTAAGAACATATAATGGCGGTGTGGCATTTCGTTTTAATCTTTCAGAGATTCCAGAAAGTAAAAAACCTGCTTTTTTTATGGAATATGGTTTAGCAGAAACAAGTAGTCTATATTCACCAGCAGGGGAAGGAAAACCTTTTGGTCCTATTCAAATAGAAACTTTACGTACAAGAGATTCAATAAAACATCGTTTTAAAATGCCGTTAGTTGTTGAAACAGCTCAAAAACAATATTTGTCATTATTGGAATCTGATTTAGTGAGTGCACCTGGCTTCAATGTTATTAATTTTAATTTCGATAAGCAAAGTGGAAATTTAGTTTCTAATAATAAATTTACATCAGATGAAAAAAAATTAATAACACCTTGGCGTGTTATTTTGTTTGAAAATAATATTGGCGATTTGTTGACCAATACGGTACCACTAAATGTAGCAGCACCAAACCAAATAAATGACCCTTCATGGATTAAGCCTGGTAAAACATTATGGGATTGGCGTGTTCATGGGTATCAAGCTAAAGATGGTTTTACTTATGGCATAGATAACGAAAGTTATTATCGTTTTATTGATTTTGCTGCTGAAAACGATATTGAATACTTTTTGATAGATGATGCTTGGTATACCGATGTGGAACCAGGAAAAATGACTATGTCTGATAAACTGGATTTAGATAAAGTTATTAAGTATGCAGAGGAAAAAGGAGTAGAGTTACTACTGTATTATGATAGAAGACAAGGAAGTTATGGAGATGAAGCTTTATTTCCATATTACAAATCTCTTAATATGAAGGGTATTAAATATGGTTTTATGAGTAGCAATGTGCCTTTTACAAGAGAAGCCATACGTATGAGTGCTGAAAGTAATTTATTGATTAATTTTCATGATGGTCCTGTACCCTTAACAGGAGTAACAAGAACATTCCCTAATGCTATAACAAGGGAGTTTTGTCATGCACAACAAGATTCTAGGCGTGCCTTTACACCACAAACGTTTATAAGAATGGCTCTTATTAATGCCATACAAGGACCATTGGATATGAATAATGGTGTTTTTGATATTTCAAGTGTTAATGCAGGAGAAAGAGAAAAAGGGCCTAAAAAATTGAATTCTTTACAAACAACATCTGTAGCAGAAGCAGCACGTACTTTAATTATTTTTAGCGGTTTGGTTTGTATTCCTGATGCACCAGAAGCTTATGCTGAAAAATTAGATCTATTTGAATTTATTCAGGAAATGCCTGTGGGTGAATGGGATGAAAGTAAAGTACTCCATGCAAAAATGGATAGCCATATATCAACGGCAAGAAGATCTGGAGATGACTGGTTTATTGGGTCTGTTCATGTTGAAGGTGGAACTTTAGATATTTCTTTAGATTTTTTAAAGGAAAATAAAAACTACATCATTACTTATTATGAAGATACAGAAGATACCAATAGCATAACAAATCCTGAAGCATACCAAGTACGGATAGCAACTGTCAAAAAGGGCGATGTCGTGAAAGCAAAAATGGTGTCTGGTGGAGGTCACTGTATGTGGATTAGACCTGAATAA